Proteins co-encoded in one Rhopalosiphum maidis isolate BTI-1 chromosome 2, ASM367621v3, whole genome shotgun sequence genomic window:
- the LOC113551105 gene encoding PDZ and LIM domain protein 3 isoform X4 translates to MGSKKPSTWSVTLKRDGKSQPWGIRLAGGADLNTPLIITKVYARSPSESSLRVGDIIRKIEVYDARDLRHLDAQNLFGNADQSITLVIQRDAPQFNGSSSNSSPIPVTNNHQLNHQQHVTARPIGNGLYGYERSAQSPVNNFCRFPPSLVDSASPHDWDESHDTVALDQQPYRTNPLVLPGAKVKRDPPKTESYLRHHPNPMMRAHPSHHDQPMDTLMKQKVVHKQFNSPIGLYSEENIANSIKSQTGYTPHKKTVQYDPAKSETYKAIQESEHGDFHAQEISKPVQPKVFTPVQGTVKKAPISNGHGHQNHNKLSAPYHPNPGRVSPQPHPTAPHPNANYVSTEEIHQSGSFKRLMHMVMTEN, encoded by the exons ATGGGTTCCAAAAAGCCGAGCACGTGGTCCGTGACGCTCAAGAGAGACGGCAAGTCCCAACCGTGGGGCATTCGGTTGGCCGGCGGAGCGGATCTCAACACGCCACTGATCATAACAAAG GTCTACGCCAGATCACCCAGTGAAAGTAGCCTGAGAGTAGGTGACATCATACGGAAGATCGAGGTATACGACGCTCGAGACTTGAGACATTTGGACGCGCAAAATTTGTTTGGCAACGCCGACCAGTCGATAACATTAGTTATACAaag GGACGCTCCTCAGTTCAACGGCAGTAGCAGCAACAGCAGTCCGATCCCGGTGACCAATAACCATCAACTCAACCATCAGCAGCACGTCACTGCGCGACCAATCGGCAACGGTCTGTACGGTTACGAGCGGTCCGCCCAGTCGCCCGTCAACAATTTCTGCCGCTTCCCGCCGTCGCTGGTCGACAGCGCGTCCCCGCACGACTGGGACGAGTCGCACGACACCGTGGCGCTCGACCAACAG CCGTACAGAACGAACCCGTTGGTTTTGCCCGGAGCCAAGGTCAAGAGGGATCCACCAAAGACCGAGTCGTACTTACGCCACCATCCCAACCCGATGATGAGAGCGCATCCGTCACACCACGATCAACCCATGGACACGCTGATGAAACAAAAG gtggTACACAAACAGTTCAACTCGCCAATCGGCCTTTACTCTGAAGAAAACATCGCTAATTCAATCAAATCGCAAACAGGATACACTCc GCACAAGAAAACAGTGCAGTACGATCCAGCTAAATCTGAAACGTATAAGGCGATCCAAGAATCAGAACACGGAGACTTCCACGCTCAAGAGATATCGAAGCCAGTGCAACCGAAAGTATTTACGCCTGTCCAAGGAACTGTAAAA AAAGCTCCGATTAGCAACGGCCATGGCCATCAAAATCATAAT aagTTGTCAGCTCCCTATCATCCAAATCCAGGA CGTGTATCTCCACAACCTCATCCGACTGCGCCACACCCAAAT GCCAATTACGTTTCCACTGAAGAAATTCATCAAAGCGGCAGTTTCAAGCGCTTGATGCACATGGTTATGACCGAAAACTAG
- the LOC113551105 gene encoding PDZ and LIM domain protein 2 isoform X1, with the protein MGSKKPSTWSVTLKRDGKSQPWGIRLAGGADLNTPLIITKVYARSPSESSLRVGDIIRKIEVYDARDLRHLDAQNLFGNADQSITLVIQRDAPQFNGSSSNSSPIPVTNNHQLNHQQHVTARPIGNGLYGYERSAQSPVNNFCRFPPSLVDSASPHDWDESHDTVALDQQPYRTNPLVLPGAKVKRDPPKTESYLRHHPNPMMRAHPSHHDQPMDTLMKQKVTDTVLQRISSEEARTRPGRQVVHKQFNSPIGLYSEENIANSIKSQTGYTPEEEEEKYGRLRHKKTVQYDPAKSETYKAIQESEHGDFHAQEISKPVQPKVFTPVQGTVKKAPISNGHGHQNHNKLSAPYHPNPGRVSPQPHPTAPHPNANYVSTEEIHQSGSFKRLMHMVMTEN; encoded by the exons ATGGGTTCCAAAAAGCCGAGCACGTGGTCCGTGACGCTCAAGAGAGACGGCAAGTCCCAACCGTGGGGCATTCGGTTGGCCGGCGGAGCGGATCTCAACACGCCACTGATCATAACAAAG GTCTACGCCAGATCACCCAGTGAAAGTAGCCTGAGAGTAGGTGACATCATACGGAAGATCGAGGTATACGACGCTCGAGACTTGAGACATTTGGACGCGCAAAATTTGTTTGGCAACGCCGACCAGTCGATAACATTAGTTATACAaag GGACGCTCCTCAGTTCAACGGCAGTAGCAGCAACAGCAGTCCGATCCCGGTGACCAATAACCATCAACTCAACCATCAGCAGCACGTCACTGCGCGACCAATCGGCAACGGTCTGTACGGTTACGAGCGGTCCGCCCAGTCGCCCGTCAACAATTTCTGCCGCTTCCCGCCGTCGCTGGTCGACAGCGCGTCCCCGCACGACTGGGACGAGTCGCACGACACCGTGGCGCTCGACCAACAG CCGTACAGAACGAACCCGTTGGTTTTGCCCGGAGCCAAGGTCAAGAGGGATCCACCAAAGACCGAGTCGTACTTACGCCACCATCCCAACCCGATGATGAGAGCGCATCCGTCACACCACGATCAACCCATGGACACGCTGATGAAACAAAAG GTCACGGACACGGTGTTGCAACGGATAAGCAGTGAGGAAGCCAGGACAAGACCCGGTAGACAG gtggTACACAAACAGTTCAACTCGCCAATCGGCCTTTACTCTGAAGAAAACATCGCTAATTCAATCAAATCGCAAACAGGATACACTCc GGAAGAGGAAGAAGAGAAATATGGTCGTTTGAG GCACAAGAAAACAGTGCAGTACGATCCAGCTAAATCTGAAACGTATAAGGCGATCCAAGAATCAGAACACGGAGACTTCCACGCTCAAGAGATATCGAAGCCAGTGCAACCGAAAGTATTTACGCCTGTCCAAGGAACTGTAAAA AAAGCTCCGATTAGCAACGGCCATGGCCATCAAAATCATAAT aagTTGTCAGCTCCCTATCATCCAAATCCAGGA CGTGTATCTCCACAACCTCATCCGACTGCGCCACACCCAAAT GCCAATTACGTTTCCACTGAAGAAATTCATCAAAGCGGCAGTTTCAAGCGCTTGATGCACATGGTTATGACCGAAAACTAG
- the LOC113551105 gene encoding PDZ and LIM domain protein 1 isoform X3 produces the protein MGSKKPSTWSVTLKRDGKSQPWGIRLAGGADLNTPLIITKVYARSPSESSLRVGDIIRKIEVYDARDLRHLDAQNLFGNADQSITLVIQRDAPQFNGSSSNSSPIPVTNNHQLNHQQHVTARPIGNGLYGYERSAQSPVNNFCRFPPSLVDSASPHDWDESHDTVALDQQPYRTNPLVLPGAKVKRDPPKTESYLRHHPNPMMRAHPSHHDQPMDTLMKQKVVHKQFNSPIGLYSEENIANSIKSQTGYTPEEEEEKYGRLRHKKTVQYDPAKSETYKAIQESEHGDFHAQEISKPVQPKVFTPVQGTVKKAPISNGHGHQNHNKLSAPYHPNPGRVSPQPHPTAPHPNANYVSTEEIHQSGSFKRLMHMVMTEN, from the exons ATGGGTTCCAAAAAGCCGAGCACGTGGTCCGTGACGCTCAAGAGAGACGGCAAGTCCCAACCGTGGGGCATTCGGTTGGCCGGCGGAGCGGATCTCAACACGCCACTGATCATAACAAAG GTCTACGCCAGATCACCCAGTGAAAGTAGCCTGAGAGTAGGTGACATCATACGGAAGATCGAGGTATACGACGCTCGAGACTTGAGACATTTGGACGCGCAAAATTTGTTTGGCAACGCCGACCAGTCGATAACATTAGTTATACAaag GGACGCTCCTCAGTTCAACGGCAGTAGCAGCAACAGCAGTCCGATCCCGGTGACCAATAACCATCAACTCAACCATCAGCAGCACGTCACTGCGCGACCAATCGGCAACGGTCTGTACGGTTACGAGCGGTCCGCCCAGTCGCCCGTCAACAATTTCTGCCGCTTCCCGCCGTCGCTGGTCGACAGCGCGTCCCCGCACGACTGGGACGAGTCGCACGACACCGTGGCGCTCGACCAACAG CCGTACAGAACGAACCCGTTGGTTTTGCCCGGAGCCAAGGTCAAGAGGGATCCACCAAAGACCGAGTCGTACTTACGCCACCATCCCAACCCGATGATGAGAGCGCATCCGTCACACCACGATCAACCCATGGACACGCTGATGAAACAAAAG gtggTACACAAACAGTTCAACTCGCCAATCGGCCTTTACTCTGAAGAAAACATCGCTAATTCAATCAAATCGCAAACAGGATACACTCc GGAAGAGGAAGAAGAGAAATATGGTCGTTTGAG GCACAAGAAAACAGTGCAGTACGATCCAGCTAAATCTGAAACGTATAAGGCGATCCAAGAATCAGAACACGGAGACTTCCACGCTCAAGAGATATCGAAGCCAGTGCAACCGAAAGTATTTACGCCTGTCCAAGGAACTGTAAAA AAAGCTCCGATTAGCAACGGCCATGGCCATCAAAATCATAAT aagTTGTCAGCTCCCTATCATCCAAATCCAGGA CGTGTATCTCCACAACCTCATCCGACTGCGCCACACCCAAAT GCCAATTACGTTTCCACTGAAGAAATTCATCAAAGCGGCAGTTTCAAGCGCTTGATGCACATGGTTATGACCGAAAACTAG
- the LOC113551105 gene encoding LIM domain-binding protein 3 isoform X2: MGSKKPSTWSVTLKRDGKSQPWGIRLAGGADLNTPLIITKVYARSPSESSLRVGDIIRKIEVYDARDLRHLDAQNLFGNADQSITLVIQRDAPQFNGSSSNSSPIPVTNNHQLNHQQHVTARPIGNGLYGYERSAQSPVNNFCRFPPSLVDSASPHDWDESHDTVALDQQPYRTNPLVLPGAKVKRDPPKTESYLRHHPNPMMRAHPSHHDQPMDTLMKQKVTDTVLQRISSEEARTRPGRQVVHKQFNSPIGLYSEENIANSIKSQTGYTPHKKTVQYDPAKSETYKAIQESEHGDFHAQEISKPVQPKVFTPVQGTVKKAPISNGHGHQNHNKLSAPYHPNPGRVSPQPHPTAPHPNANYVSTEEIHQSGSFKRLMHMVMTEN, encoded by the exons ATGGGTTCCAAAAAGCCGAGCACGTGGTCCGTGACGCTCAAGAGAGACGGCAAGTCCCAACCGTGGGGCATTCGGTTGGCCGGCGGAGCGGATCTCAACACGCCACTGATCATAACAAAG GTCTACGCCAGATCACCCAGTGAAAGTAGCCTGAGAGTAGGTGACATCATACGGAAGATCGAGGTATACGACGCTCGAGACTTGAGACATTTGGACGCGCAAAATTTGTTTGGCAACGCCGACCAGTCGATAACATTAGTTATACAaag GGACGCTCCTCAGTTCAACGGCAGTAGCAGCAACAGCAGTCCGATCCCGGTGACCAATAACCATCAACTCAACCATCAGCAGCACGTCACTGCGCGACCAATCGGCAACGGTCTGTACGGTTACGAGCGGTCCGCCCAGTCGCCCGTCAACAATTTCTGCCGCTTCCCGCCGTCGCTGGTCGACAGCGCGTCCCCGCACGACTGGGACGAGTCGCACGACACCGTGGCGCTCGACCAACAG CCGTACAGAACGAACCCGTTGGTTTTGCCCGGAGCCAAGGTCAAGAGGGATCCACCAAAGACCGAGTCGTACTTACGCCACCATCCCAACCCGATGATGAGAGCGCATCCGTCACACCACGATCAACCCATGGACACGCTGATGAAACAAAAG GTCACGGACACGGTGTTGCAACGGATAAGCAGTGAGGAAGCCAGGACAAGACCCGGTAGACAG gtggTACACAAACAGTTCAACTCGCCAATCGGCCTTTACTCTGAAGAAAACATCGCTAATTCAATCAAATCGCAAACAGGATACACTCc GCACAAGAAAACAGTGCAGTACGATCCAGCTAAATCTGAAACGTATAAGGCGATCCAAGAATCAGAACACGGAGACTTCCACGCTCAAGAGATATCGAAGCCAGTGCAACCGAAAGTATTTACGCCTGTCCAAGGAACTGTAAAA AAAGCTCCGATTAGCAACGGCCATGGCCATCAAAATCATAAT aagTTGTCAGCTCCCTATCATCCAAATCCAGGA CGTGTATCTCCACAACCTCATCCGACTGCGCCACACCCAAAT GCCAATTACGTTTCCACTGAAGAAATTCATCAAAGCGGCAGTTTCAAGCGCTTGATGCACATGGTTATGACCGAAAACTAG